In one window of Thermus aquaticus DNA:
- a CDS encoding transposase → PYAGVRGVWVREGAEVPEIPRERGFKPLPKRWVVERTFAWLGRNRRLAKDYEENPRVSEAWVYLGMLRLLVKRLARAV, encoded by the coding sequence TCCCTACGCGGGGGTACGGGGGGTCTGGGTGCGGGAGGGGGCGGAGGTGCCGGAGATTCCGCGGGAGCGTGGGTTCAAGCCTTTACCTAAGAGGTGGGTGGTGGAGAGGACCTTTGCCTGGCTGGGGCGGAACCGGCGTCTTGCCAAGGACTATGAGGAGAACCCTCGGGTAAGCGAGGCCTGGGTCTATCTGGGCATGCTACGATTGTTGGTGAAGCGGCTAGCCAGGGCCGTGTAA
- a CDS encoding menaquinone biosynthesis decarboxylase has translation MFRNLGAYLKALESRGELKRVKVPVSAELEITEIADRMVKSGGPALLFERVVGKDFPVAIGLFGTRARTAFALGVEDLDELAQKVERLLALSPGRGGLSALMGLLPKLPLLRGFFPKRVRRAPVQEVVLKGEAVDLTRLPVLKCWPLDGGPFITLPLVITRDPETGELNLGMYRMQVLDRRSTAMHWQLHKVGRRHLEKARKLGKKLPVAVALGGDPVLTYAATAPLPPLPGVSEFHLAGFLRGAPIELARGVTVDLPVPAEAEIVLEGYIDPEEPLVEEGPFGDHTGFYTPKDLYPRFHVTAITHRRGAIYPATIVGVPPMEDAYLIEATERLFLPALRLVLPEVADYHMPPEGVAHNWVNVALRKEFPGQAYKAAYGMLGLGQMMFAKVLVAVDEEVPVKPGFSALQEALSHALPGRDTLLLRGPMDVLDHSSRAFAYGGKLFIDGTRKLPEEGGEVPFTPRAHPELPQEAEALEQRQWPGVWGVTLRKERPFQALALAERLLRHPQSAGIRLLLLADHDTALTPEELLWAVLNNIDPERDARVMPGMEGPVLVLDGTRKLPEEGFNRVWPERIRMDPKVKALVEARWEEYGF, from the coding sequence GTGTTTAGGAACCTTGGGGCCTACCTGAAGGCCCTGGAAAGCCGGGGGGAGCTAAAACGGGTCAAGGTACCCGTAAGCGCCGAGCTGGAGATCACCGAGATCGCCGACCGCATGGTGAAGTCGGGGGGGCCCGCCCTTCTCTTTGAGCGGGTGGTGGGCAAGGACTTCCCCGTGGCCATCGGGCTTTTTGGTACCCGGGCGCGCACGGCCTTCGCCCTGGGGGTGGAGGACCTGGACGAGCTGGCCCAGAAGGTGGAGCGCCTCCTGGCCCTAAGCCCGGGCCGGGGGGGGCTTTCCGCCCTCATGGGCCTCCTCCCCAAGCTCCCCCTCCTCAGGGGCTTTTTCCCCAAGCGGGTGCGGCGAGCCCCGGTGCAGGAGGTGGTCCTGAAGGGGGAGGCCGTGGACCTCACCCGCCTTCCCGTCCTCAAGTGCTGGCCCCTGGACGGGGGGCCCTTCATCACCCTGCCTCTCGTCATCACCCGGGACCCGGAGACGGGGGAGCTCAACCTGGGCATGTACCGCATGCAGGTCCTGGACCGGAGGAGCACCGCCATGCACTGGCAGCTCCACAAGGTGGGCCGCCGCCACCTGGAGAAGGCCAGAAAGCTCGGGAAAAAGCTCCCCGTGGCCGTGGCCCTGGGGGGGGACCCGGTCCTCACCTACGCCGCCACCGCCCCCCTCCCCCCCCTCCCCGGGGTGAGCGAGTTCCACCTGGCGGGCTTCCTCCGGGGGGCCCCCATAGAGCTGGCCCGGGGCGTGACCGTGGACCTGCCGGTGCCGGCGGAGGCGGAGATCGTCCTGGAGGGCTACATTGACCCCGAGGAGCCCCTGGTGGAGGAAGGCCCCTTCGGCGACCACACGGGCTTCTACACCCCCAAGGACCTCTACCCCCGCTTCCACGTGACCGCCATCACCCACCGCCGGGGGGCCATCTACCCCGCCACCATCGTAGGGGTGCCCCCCATGGAGGACGCCTACCTCATAGAGGCCACGGAGAGGCTCTTCCTGCCCGCCCTCCGCCTGGTCCTCCCCGAGGTGGCCGACTACCACATGCCCCCCGAGGGGGTGGCCCACAACTGGGTGAACGTGGCCTTGAGGAAGGAGTTCCCCGGCCAGGCCTACAAGGCGGCCTACGGGATGCTGGGCCTGGGGCAGATGATGTTCGCCAAGGTCCTGGTAGCCGTGGACGAGGAAGTGCCGGTAAAGCCGGGGTTTTCCGCCCTGCAGGAAGCCCTTTCCCACGCCCTTCCCGGGCGGGACACCCTCCTCCTCCGGGGGCCCATGGACGTCCTGGACCACAGCTCCCGGGCCTTCGCCTACGGAGGGAAGCTCTTCATAGACGGCACCAGGAAGCTTCCCGAGGAGGGGGGGGAGGTCCCCTTCACCCCAAGGGCCCACCCAGAGCTTCCCCAGGAGGCCGAGGCCCTGGAGCAGAGGCAGTGGCCCGGGGTCTGGGGGGTGACCCTGAGGAAGGAGCGCCCCTTCCAGGCCTTGGCCCTGGCGGAGAGGCTTCTAAGGCACCCCCAAAGCGCCGGGATCCGGCTTTTGCTCCTCGCCGACCACGACACCGCCCTCACCCCGGAGGAGCTCCTCTGGGCGGTCCTCAACAACATAGACCCCGAGCGGGACGCCCGGGTCATGCCGGGGATGGAGGGGCCGGTCCTGGTCCTGGACGGCACCAGGAAGCTTCCCGAGGAGGGCTTCAACCGGGTCTGGCCGGAGAGGATCCGCATGGACCCTAAGGTGAAGGCCCTGGTGGAGGCGCGCTGGGAGGAGTACGGGTTTTAG
- a CDS encoding transposase translates to TLAELLTLAIFFLLQGQDLAKGYLAAKSTLKAYFPSLPHLSRFYRVLQKAQGILAHLAIRLAGGMGLLQVVDLKPIPLAHGHRIHSLSLPEAAVGVGPLGAFGGYVLMPVMNERGLFFRWALLPGNARETWGRDLVADLPAVLGDRGFRWVQGVKTPPYRVRGGKVVEAGWRGWMGRVRNWIEVRFSVMVRSLGLHRIEARSFWGLAARVNLILLVHNLIRSRVLLRMAGVEL, encoded by the coding sequence ACTCTGGCCGAGCTACTGACCCTCGCCATCTTTTTCCTCCTTCAAGGCCAAGACCTCGCCAAAGGCTACCTAGCCGCTAAATCCACCCTGAAGGCCTACTTCCCCTCACTCCCTCATCTCTCCCGCTTTTACAGGGTCCTCCAAAAGGCCCAAGGGATTCTGGCCCACCTGGCCATCCGCCTCGCCGGGGGGATGGGTCTCCTCCAGGTGGTGGACCTCAAACCCATCCCCCTGGCCCACGGCCACCGCATCCACAGCCTCTCCCTCCCTGAAGCCGCTGTGGGCGTGGGGCCCCTGGGCGCGTTCGGCGGTTACGTGCTGATGCCGGTGATGAACGAGCGGGGCCTCTTTTTTCGCTGGGCCCTTCTCCCCGGAAATGCCCGGGAGACCTGGGGGAGGGACTTGGTGGCGGACCTTCCCGCGGTCTTGGGGGACCGGGGATTCCGTTGGGTCCAAGGTGTCAAGACCCCGCCCTACCGGGTTCGTGGGGGGAAGGTGGTGGAGGCGGGGTGGAGAGGTTGGATGGGGAGGGTCAGGAACTGGATTGAAGTTCGCTTCAGCGTGATGGTGCGGTCTTTGGGCCTTCACCGTATAGAAGCTCGGTCCTTTTGGGGCCTGGCGGCCCGGGTAAACCTGATCCTTTTGGTCCACAACCTCATTCGGAGTCGGGTCTTGCTCAGGATGGCCGGGGTGGAGCTATGA
- a CDS encoding HesA/MoeB/ThiF family protein: MWTKEELDRYHRQMILPGVGPEGQERLKRASVVVVGAGGLGVPVLQYLVAAGVGRVGIVEMDRVELSNLHRQVLYTTQDVGQPKALVAKERLSALNPLVEIEAYPVRLTSENALEILKGYDLVVDASDNFPTRYLTNDACVLLNKPLVFGAIYQFDGQVAVFHHPTAEGEMGPCYRCLFPKPPAPGSVPSCAEAGVFGVLPGTVGALMAAEALKVLLGLGRPLAGHLLLYEALEASFRKLKVRRNPACPVCGDQPTQRELIDYEAFCGL; encoded by the coding sequence ATGTGGACCAAGGAGGAGCTGGACCGCTACCACCGGCAGATGATCCTGCCCGGGGTGGGCCCCGAGGGGCAGGAGAGGCTCAAGAGGGCCTCCGTGGTGGTGGTGGGGGCGGGGGGGCTTGGCGTGCCCGTCCTCCAGTACCTGGTGGCGGCCGGGGTGGGCCGGGTGGGCATCGTGGAGATGGACCGGGTGGAGCTCTCCAACCTCCACCGCCAAGTCCTCTACACCACCCAGGACGTGGGCCAGCCCAAGGCCCTGGTGGCCAAGGAGCGGCTTTCCGCCCTCAACCCCCTGGTGGAGATTGAGGCCTACCCGGTGCGCCTCACCTCGGAAAACGCCCTGGAGATCCTGAAGGGCTACGACCTGGTGGTGGACGCCTCCGACAACTTCCCCACCCGCTACCTGACAAACGACGCCTGCGTGCTTCTAAATAAGCCCTTGGTCTTCGGGGCCATCTACCAGTTTGACGGCCAGGTGGCCGTCTTCCACCACCCCACGGCGGAGGGGGAGATGGGGCCCTGCTACCGCTGCCTCTTCCCCAAGCCCCCGGCCCCGGGCTCCGTCCCCTCCTGCGCCGAGGCCGGGGTCTTCGGGGTCCTGCCGGGGACGGTGGGGGCCCTGATGGCCGCCGAGGCCCTGAAGGTCCTCTTGGGGCTTGGAAGGCCTTTGGCCGGGCACCTTCTGCTTTACGAGGCCCTCGAGGCCAGCTTCCGCAAGCTCAAGGTACGCCGCAACCCCGCCTGCCCCGTCTGCGGGGACCAGCCCACCCAAAGGGAGCTCATAGACTACGAGGCCTTCTGCGGCCTCTAA